In SAR324 cluster bacterium, the following are encoded in one genomic region:
- a CDS encoding polyprenyl synthetase family protein: MSDSSSLLFESEVQRINSAIKTNLQGPVPFLSDIIRYLIDSHYTPYRSFLVLRCSELFQPDQPEAAYHTASTLEFLHIASVLHRNITETNHTRRQMRSLDSLWGNEASLLLGDYLLSISFQTLTRLDQIEILQCVSWATRSIARGQILEVSERSSSHNDPEKCLQVYREKDASLLAAAAKCGAIWGGANSNLQEQLMTFGEKWGVALVLKNDLKILDDTQLLKEKITAKLSFFPLNIWLRDLSDPELEEWQQKIENPNKKVILELISKLKEDPKEKTLSLMKKFLGEAQEILYGIPDLKIRKLHEASFAEFVTKNV; this comes from the coding sequence CAGAAGTTCAAAGGATCAATTCTGCGATTAAAACAAATCTTCAAGGTCCTGTTCCCTTCTTATCAGATATTATTCGTTATTTGATCGACTCTCATTACACTCCATACCGATCCTTCCTTGTCCTCAGATGTTCTGAACTTTTTCAACCTGACCAGCCTGAGGCAGCCTATCATACTGCCAGCACTCTGGAGTTCTTGCATATTGCATCCGTACTTCATCGCAACATTACGGAAACGAATCATACTAGAAGGCAAATGAGAAGTTTGGATAGTTTGTGGGGCAATGAAGCAAGTCTATTACTGGGAGACTATTTACTATCAATTTCATTTCAAACTCTTACACGATTAGATCAAATTGAAATTCTGCAATGCGTTTCATGGGCTACTAGAAGTATCGCCAGGGGGCAAATTCTAGAAGTTTCCGAAAGGTCTTCTTCTCATAATGATCCTGAAAAATGTTTGCAAGTCTACAGGGAAAAAGATGCTAGCTTATTGGCTGCAGCCGCAAAATGTGGCGCTATCTGGGGAGGAGCCAACTCGAATTTACAAGAACAACTAATGACTTTTGGTGAGAAATGGGGGGTTGCCCTAGTTCTTAAAAACGATCTTAAAATTCTTGATGATACCCAGCTGTTAAAGGAGAAAATTACTGCGAAACTAAGCTTTTTCCCTTTAAATATTTGGTTGAGGGATTTATCTGATCCTGAACTAGAAGAATGGCAGCAAAAAATCGAAAACCCTAATAAGAAAGTAATTTTGGAGTTGATAAGTAAATTGAAGGAAGACCCGAAAGAAAAAACCTTATCATTGATGAAAAAGTTTTTGGGCGAAGCTCAAGAAATCTTATATGGAATTCCAGATCTCAAAATAAGGAAACTACACGAAGCAAGTTTCGCCGAATTCGTCACAAAGAATGTTTGA
- a CDS encoding metallophosphoesterase: MTDSHLDYDAAPYGEFIDFLDSLNDVHTLICLGDLFKLWLADQRYWTNLHKEVLRAFRRLCDRSNNVILVAGNREFLLPRNQEQLKKSVLPFSQVALGKGFLTWGSKRFGFEHGDQVNRDDKNYLRWYALSHSQAFEILFKCLPSLLANKIAENLEAKMVQSNQAFKIQLPINHLEEFAEASLEEVDEFFLGHFHKRFEYSLQDSSKSLHIIPDWLSTREYWRIDPQGRRTELKFS; this comes from the coding sequence GTGACTGATTCTCACCTAGATTACGATGCTGCACCTTATGGTGAATTCATTGATTTCTTAGATTCACTCAATGACGTCCATACTTTGATATGCTTGGGTGATCTTTTTAAGCTTTGGTTAGCTGATCAGCGATATTGGACGAATCTTCATAAAGAAGTCTTGAGAGCATTTCGTAGATTATGTGACAGGTCCAACAATGTGATTCTTGTGGCTGGAAATCGTGAATTCCTACTGCCAAGAAATCAAGAGCAGCTAAAGAAATCAGTGTTGCCATTCAGTCAAGTTGCATTGGGAAAGGGTTTTTTAACTTGGGGAAGCAAGCGATTTGGTTTTGAACATGGGGATCAGGTCAATCGAGATGACAAGAATTATCTAAGGTGGTATGCACTTTCTCATTCCCAGGCATTTGAGATTCTTTTCAAATGTCTCCCAAGTTTACTTGCAAACAAAATTGCAGAAAACTTGGAGGCAAAAATGGTTCAATCTAATCAGGCATTTAAGATCCAATTACCAATAAATCACTTAGAAGAATTTGCTGAGGCTTCGTTAGAAGAAGTAGATGAGTTTTTTCTAGGACATTTCCACAAAAGATTTGAGTATTCGCTGCAAGACTCCTCAAAATCACTCCATATTATCCCCGATTGGCTAAGCACTAGAGAATATTGGCGAATTGACCCGCAAGGCCGAAGAACTGAATTAAAGTTTAGCTAA
- a CDS encoding ABC transporter ATP-binding protein: MIPITVGATLMLPWLVISIVDDHLMKGQFEGFSSLIWASAGVITLGYLADAVYTFSLQKTGQLAIYELRKELYIHILSLPRIFFDQRPVGVILTRITTDLEALGESLAAGVLSVFTDLLKIVALLGVLLYFSWQLTLIVLFILPVIYFISNYLRAKLRLYYNLTREALALATGFLQECLNGVKTVQLYAAESKVQKQYEEKTQHFLHAQSRSNFYDATLFSVIEGITSIAMALMIWYGAHEILDETVTVGTLIGFINTLNRIFVPIREFTQQLTVFQRAMSSLENIEKLFREKTDVAFSENQLPNVITKKLKVFENLKFENVRFRYSPDSPYVLKRITFEVNKGDRVAIVGTTGSGKSTILRILTRTYTNYEGSIRINGIELSSIPRGELQRLIALLQQETYLFEESVGFNISLGREAVGSSEIEEAARYVYANEFIEKLPGKVDFKLLENGKNLSEGQVRLIVFARAIAGKSDLFVLDEATSSVDSVTENLIQKAIERIFKDKTVIAIAHRLSTIRHSTNILVISNGLIAERGDHAELVSLNGIYAQLLKTLEQQQSSTLPEAGHAQ, encoded by the coding sequence GTGATTCCAATTACAGTGGGAGCAACGTTAATGCTGCCTTGGTTAGTAATTAGTATTGTCGATGATCATTTGATGAAGGGACAATTTGAAGGCTTCAGTAGTTTGATCTGGGCTTCAGCAGGTGTCATTACTTTAGGCTATCTAGCGGATGCGGTTTATACCTTTTCACTTCAAAAGACCGGTCAACTTGCGATTTACGAACTTCGCAAGGAACTCTACATACATATTCTTTCCCTTCCACGAATCTTCTTTGATCAAAGACCTGTTGGAGTAATTCTTACTAGAATCACCACAGATCTGGAAGCACTGGGTGAATCCCTAGCTGCTGGGGTCTTATCAGTATTTACGGATTTACTCAAAATTGTCGCTCTCCTTGGAGTTCTGCTTTATTTCAGTTGGCAGTTAACATTGATCGTTTTGTTCATCCTGCCTGTTATTTATTTCATCAGCAATTATTTGAGGGCAAAACTTCGTCTCTATTACAACCTGACGCGGGAAGCCCTAGCCCTGGCAACGGGTTTTCTGCAGGAGTGTTTAAACGGGGTAAAAACAGTCCAGCTTTATGCAGCTGAAAGTAAAGTGCAGAAGCAGTATGAGGAAAAAACACAGCATTTCCTTCACGCACAATCACGCTCTAATTTCTACGATGCAACTCTGTTCTCTGTAATTGAAGGAATCACCTCTATCGCTATGGCACTGATGATCTGGTATGGCGCCCATGAAATCCTGGATGAGACGGTCACAGTGGGTACCCTGATAGGATTTATAAATACATTGAACAGAATCTTTGTCCCTATAAGAGAGTTTACGCAACAACTGACTGTTTTTCAGAGAGCAATGTCATCCTTGGAAAATATCGAGAAATTGTTTAGGGAAAAAACTGATGTGGCTTTCTCGGAAAATCAATTACCAAATGTAATCACAAAAAAATTAAAAGTCTTTGAGAATCTGAAATTTGAAAATGTTCGTTTCCGTTATTCACCAGACTCCCCCTATGTCCTCAAAAGGATCACTTTTGAAGTAAATAAAGGTGACCGAGTTGCGATTGTTGGTACAACGGGATCGGGCAAATCAACTATTCTTCGAATCTTGACTAGAACCTACACCAATTATGAAGGCTCAATTAGAATTAATGGAATCGAGTTATCTTCAATCCCGAGAGGAGAACTTCAACGTTTAATTGCTCTATTACAACAAGAAACTTACTTGTTTGAAGAGAGTGTTGGATTCAACATTTCATTGGGAAGGGAGGCTGTAGGTTCGTCTGAGATTGAAGAAGCTGCGCGATATGTTTATGCCAACGAATTCATTGAAAAATTACCTGGGAAAGTTGATTTTAAACTTCTTGAAAATGGAAAAAACCTCTCAGAAGGTCAAGTGAGACTGATTGTATTTGCAAGGGCTATTGCAGGAAAGTCAGATCTTTTTGTCTTGGATGAAGCAACAAGCTCTGTGGATTCAGTGACCGAAAATTTGATTCAGAAAGCGATCGAGAGAATTTTCAAAGACAAGACGGTGATCGCAATAGCTCATCGGTTGAGCACGATCCGCCATTCTACGAACATACTTGTGATTTCAAATGGTCTCATTGCTGAGAGAGGAGATCATGCAGAATTGGTCTCACTCAATGGAATTTATGCCCAATTGTTAAAAACTCTTGAACAGCAACAGTCTTCAACTCTTCCAGAAGCTGGGCATGCACAGTAA
- a CDS encoding potassium transporter TrkG: protein MNWQTIFHRLQWILGGISIVLILPTIYSLFEDVDSTPAYLFPSAISLILVFLLKRFDQGGGIFRLREGLIFLVLSYLITIFICAIPIWLIADVSLYEALFESTSGLTTSGATIFEDVESLAAHLQFWRAFLQSIGGLAIILLFLYVPSIKGVTGLKLSRQESIRIQYPGTQFGKKIWGIPQIIFKILFLYISLHILSSIWMVLGGLDLHDAICHSFGIWATAGFSNYNDGWAAFGTPFLEWGAIFFMVTAGTNILFVVRLHSQNWQNIHNESEWLWYLLAVSLLSVTCAMLLNFSENFLNFEESLRDGLFQTISMVTNTGIQLEPYLNWPVGAQAILFLALFVGACTGSSSSGMRMQQLVVMWKYIYTLSRRVLQPMAIIPIRINGRTIGEDVFQTILGLFGVHLMVSLLGGFLLTILSELDIFSAWQIVLVCLWNLGTGFGLSHNPALAATLPDLGKVLLMFIMLVGRLELFIVLLLCMPSFWKS, encoded by the coding sequence ATGAATTGGCAAACCATCTTTCATCGTCTGCAGTGGATTTTGGGGGGAATTTCAATTGTTTTAATCCTCCCAACAATCTACTCACTTTTTGAAGATGTTGATTCAACTCCTGCCTATTTGTTCCCATCAGCTATCTCCCTAATTTTGGTCTTTTTGCTAAAAAGATTCGATCAAGGTGGTGGAATCTTTCGACTAAGGGAAGGCTTAATTTTCTTGGTTTTAAGTTACTTAATCACAATCTTCATATGCGCTATTCCAATCTGGCTGATTGCAGATGTCAGCTTGTATGAAGCTCTTTTTGAATCTACTTCTGGGCTGACAACTAGCGGTGCTACAATTTTTGAAGATGTAGAATCCTTGGCAGCCCATCTTCAATTTTGGAGAGCATTCCTTCAGTCAATTGGTGGCCTAGCGATCATACTCCTCTTCCTATATGTCCCATCAATTAAAGGGGTAACCGGGCTAAAACTTAGTCGTCAAGAAAGCATCCGAATTCAATATCCAGGAACTCAGTTTGGCAAGAAAATTTGGGGAATCCCTCAAATAATTTTCAAAATCTTATTCCTTTACATCTCCCTGCATATCCTTAGTTCTATCTGGATGGTTCTAGGTGGTTTAGACCTGCATGATGCGATTTGTCATTCATTTGGGATATGGGCTACGGCTGGATTCAGTAATTACAATGATGGATGGGCAGCTTTTGGAACGCCATTCCTAGAGTGGGGGGCCATCTTTTTTATGGTCACTGCTGGAACAAATATTCTTTTTGTGGTCCGACTTCACAGTCAAAACTGGCAAAATATTCACAATGAGTCTGAATGGCTATGGTATCTATTGGCTGTGTCACTTCTGTCAGTCACTTGCGCAATGTTGCTGAATTTTTCTGAAAATTTTCTGAATTTTGAAGAATCTCTACGCGATGGCCTCTTCCAAACAATCTCAATGGTCACAAACACTGGAATTCAATTAGAGCCTTACTTAAATTGGCCAGTTGGAGCTCAAGCCATTCTCTTTTTAGCACTGTTTGTGGGTGCTTGTACTGGTTCGAGTTCTAGTGGAATGCGGATGCAGCAGTTGGTGGTTATGTGGAAGTATATCTATACATTGAGCCGGAGAGTCTTACAACCAATGGCGATTATACCAATAAGGATCAATGGTAGAACTATTGGTGAAGATGTTTTTCAGACAATTCTTGGTTTGTTTGGAGTGCATCTAATGGTGAGTTTGCTAGGAGGATTCCTCCTGACGATTCTTTCTGAGTTAGATATTTTCAGTGCTTGGCAAATAGTATTGGTTTGTCTATGGAATTTAGGAACTGGCTTTGGATTATCTCACAATCCAGCACTGGCAGCCACCTTACCTGATTTAGGCAAAGTTCTACTCATGTTTATTATGTTGGTAGGAAGATTGGAATTATTCATTGTTCTATTACTGTGCATGCCCAGCTTCTGGAAGAGTTGA
- the tatC gene encoding twin-arginine translocase subunit TatC: MTLPASPLPEGPEKDVAMPLTDHLTELRRRLIISVAVVFGGFIVATSCEMEFQQPILSLFRRPLDARNIPLVFDELTEPFFTYLAIGLYTSLFLTFPIVLSQLWLFISPALYNHERKAFWPFLLVSYPLFVGGGMFGYFAVLPFGYDFFLGFENQFTLPSLRMGAYLSLTVKLLFAFGLIFELPTIIYILARMGLVEAEWLRQNRKYSLVIVFILAAILTPPDVVTQTLMAGPLIILYEISIWIAKVASPNEKKPENRSEPS; this comes from the coding sequence GATCACCTAACCGAACTAAGACGTCGGCTCATCATTTCTGTTGCTGTAGTTTTTGGTGGTTTTATAGTTGCGACTTCTTGTGAAATGGAGTTTCAACAGCCCATTTTAAGCCTCTTCAGGCGGCCACTCGATGCACGGAATATTCCTCTGGTCTTTGACGAATTGACTGAACCATTCTTTACTTATTTAGCAATCGGGCTTTATACATCTCTCTTTTTGACCTTTCCCATTGTTCTCTCACAGTTATGGTTGTTCATCAGCCCAGCACTCTACAATCATGAAAGAAAAGCATTCTGGCCGTTCCTTCTAGTTTCGTATCCACTTTTTGTTGGTGGTGGAATGTTTGGTTATTTTGCAGTGCTGCCTTTTGGATACGATTTTTTCCTTGGGTTTGAGAATCAATTTACATTGCCCTCCCTTCGGATGGGAGCTTATTTATCGCTAACGGTAAAATTACTTTTTGCTTTCGGTCTCATCTTTGAGTTACCAACAATCATCTACATTCTTGCGAGGATGGGACTTGTTGAAGCGGAATGGCTCAGGCAAAATCGGAAGTACTCCCTAGTCATTGTGTTTATTCTAGCAGCGATCCTTACCCCACCTGATGTCGTGACTCAAACTCTTATGGCGGGCCCACTCATTATCCTTTATGAAATCAGTATTTGGATCGCGAAAGTAGCTTCTCCCAACGAAAAGAAACCTGAGAACCGCTCAGAACCTTCCTAA